A part of Halodesulfovibrio marinisediminis DSM 17456 genomic DNA contains:
- a CDS encoding Fur family transcriptional regulator: MKEPIQVFADYIAKNNLKVTPQRMLIVEVFLKDEGHLTTEELYERVKKADPSVGQATVYRTMKLLCDSGIAKEVHFGDGVARYEQSYGSKHHDHLICERCGKNLEVIDDQIERLQDELAAKHGFVLTSHRMYLYGVCSDCRSSK; encoded by the coding sequence TTCAAGTCTTTGCAGACTATATTGCGAAGAACAACCTGAAGGTTACTCCGCAACGCATGCTGATTGTAGAAGTGTTTTTAAAAGATGAAGGACACTTAACTACAGAAGAATTGTACGAACGTGTTAAAAAGGCTGATCCATCTGTTGGTCAGGCAACCGTGTACAGAACAATGAAGCTGCTTTGTGACTCTGGTATCGCTAAAGAAGTTCATTTTGGCGATGGAGTAGCTCGATACGAGCAAAGTTACGGCAGTAAGCATCATGATCATTTGATTTGTGAGCGCTGCGGAAAGAATCTGGAAGTAATAGACGACCAGATAGAACGTTTGCAGGACGAACTGGCTGCCAAGCATGGTTTTGTTCTGACCAGTCACAGAATGTACCTATACGGTGTGTGTAGTGACTGCCGATCAAGCAAGTAA